A genomic window from Coccinella septempunctata chromosome 9, icCocSept1.1, whole genome shotgun sequence includes:
- the LOC123320984 gene encoding uncharacterized protein LOC123320984 encodes MAELVALERKRALIDGTLTSFQKHLDQAISKQNLTDLEIAIFEDRLKNTLYIHNNFNNVQNEIEMTCALTALPEQSEKREAFEEKFYDLTNKAKLFLKRYEFPSPQLNVQSSYKSESVGIKLPDILLPKFNGNFEDWLEFRDTFKSLIHENESLTSVQKFFYLRGALEGTAAASIKKIQHTADNYTVAWSTLCERFNNTKKLLHDHLGALLFFEPIHKGSCDKLQQLADNISRHLGAIEQLGQSVENWDCLLIFWISQKVDNASLCDWERHQRNKTESPDIDEFLSFLRERANFVDSLDYKSNQSRDRNSNRPGKDFMRSARKETSRVLVSNHYTCTFCQGNHSIYTCNKFLNLSIIERNQYVRNNPSICANCLREGHPISKCKIGPCKKCRSRHNSLLHDDSIRRVQSNENDNEPSSANVLSSGVLQCSTGQTILSTARVSISDNFGKWHSVRALLDCGSQTSFITERLQRKLNVIGQSSNLEIYGIANNISSVKTKCNIELKSQVNRFSTNLICYILPEITSQMPSIAIISHILLADPEFHKPGPVDMLIGADLFWQLLDNNKLVLGKRGPYLQKTKLGWIVSGPLGIVNPKTVSCNLSLNRELLQALTKFWEIEELSNEKILSPDELLCERLFAETTTRNPDGRFVVNLPLKQEPSVLGESRSQAKLRFLALEKRLLRNERLGTMYRKFMHEYINLNHMTIVDSPTIDQEYYMPHHGVLKESSLTTKLRVVFDASAPTSNSISLNNIQAIGPVLQNELFSIILRFRKYKFVISADIAKMYRQVLVNPIQRPLQRILWRDNPSKELCTYELNTVTYGQASASFLAIRCLFALAQDIHDIKPDIARIIKQDFYVDDLLTGADSLPDAQRICREVSDVLTGGCFELRKWYSNSSEVLHNIVQSDLARDNLEFSKNDKTKTLGLTWSCQNDNLMYNININHEHQDFTKRSILSIVSKIFDPLGLLSPCIILAKILLQELWSTKTSWDDPIPESIKCTWLAFQHELPILNNLSISRHAIIQNCIRVELHGFCDSSERAYGACVYLRSLDKDGNIRVSLLCAKSKVAPIKTVSIPRLELCGAVLLSRLTHKVVSSMNLMSDLPNARVMPSSINNIKRFSSEQYIDWQFIPPYSPHFGGLWEAGVKSSKHRIKRVISKTPLSFEELSTLLCQVEAILNSRPLSPLSSDPNDLTSLTPAHFIIGRPLIAAPDEDVTDVKINRLDRFQLVQQMTQHFWRRWKTEYISELQLRQRWKKPKAHYRKTLWFY; translated from the coding sequence atGGCAGAATTAGTCGCATTAGAAAGAAAGCGAGCTCTGATTGACGGTACGTTAACTTCATTTCAGAAGCACCTTGATCAAGCAATAAGCAAACAAAATTTAACAGATCTTGAAATCGCTATATTTGAGGATAGGTTGAAAAATACTTTGTACATCCATAACAATTTCAATAATGTCCAAAACGAGATTGAAATGACATGTGCGTTAACTGCCTTACCTGAGCAATCAGAGAAGAGAGAGGCTTTCGAAGAAAAATTCTACGACTTAACTAATAAAGCCAAGCTATTTTTGAAACGATATGAGTTTCCCAGTCCTCAATTAAATGTTCAGTCTTCCTATAAATCCGAATCAGTAGGAATAAAGTTGCCAGATATTCTATTACCTAAATTTAACGGCAACTTTGAAGATTGGTTAGAGTTCAGAGATACTTTCAAAAGTTTGATACATGAAAACGAATCTCTCACATCAGTACAGAAGTTTTTCTACCTACGGGGTGCGCTAGAAGGCACTGCTGCGGCATCAATAAAGAAAATTCAACATACTGCAGATAACTATACAGTAGCGTGGAGTACTTTATGCGAAAGATTCAATAATACAAAAAAGTTATTGCACGACCATTTAGGTGCATTGCTATTTTTTGAACCTATTCACAAGGGTTCCTGCGATAAGCTACAGCAATTAGCTGACAATATTTCTCGACATTTAGGCGCTATTGAGCAGTTAGGACAATCAGTCGAAAATTGGGATTGCTTATTAATTTTCTGGATATCACAGAAAGTCGATAACGCTTCACTATGTGATTGGGAGCGGCACCAGCGAAACAAAACGGAATCGCCAGATATTGACGAGTTTTTAAGTTTTTTACGCGAGCGTGCGAATTTTGTGGATTCATTAGATTATAAGAGCAATCAATCCCGCGATAGAAACTCCAATAGACCAGGTAAAGATTTTATGCGTAGTGCTAGAAAGGAAACATCTAGAGTTTTAGTTTCCAACCACTATACGTGTACCTTTTGTCAGGGAAATCACTCAATATATacatgcaataaatttttaaatttgtcAATAATAGAAAGGAACCAATACGTCAGAAATAATCCTTCTATATGCGCTAACTGTCTGCGAGAAGGGCATCCTATAAGCAAGTGTAAAATAGGGCCATGTAAAAAATGCAGGTCTCGCCATAACTCTCTTTTACATGACGATAGTATTAGAAGAGTGCAATCGAACGAGAACGATAACGAGCCGTCCAGCGCGAATGTTCTGAGCAGTGGCGTGCTCCAATGTTCAACAGGGCAAACAATACTGTCAACTGCTCGAGTATCAATATCGGACAATTTTGGTAAATGGCATTCGGTAAGAGCCCTTCTGGATTGCGGTTCTCAAACATCATTCATTACGGAACGCCTGCAAAGAAAGTTGAACGTTATTGGCCAATCCAGCAATCTTGAGATATACGGCATAGCAAACAACATTTCATCTGTAAAAACTAAATGCAATATCGAACTCAAGTCCCAAGTCAATAGATTTTCCACAAATTTAATTTGCTATATCCTACCAGAGATAACTAGTCAAATGCCTAGTATTGCAATAATATCTCATATACTGTTAGCGGATCCAGAATTCCATAAGCCCGGTCCTGTCGATATGTTGATCGGTGCCGATCTGTTTTGGCAGCTCCTAGATAACAATAAATTGGTCTTAGGCAAACGCGGTCCCTACTTACAAAAAACTAAGCTAGGATGGATCGTATCCGGACCACTCGGTATAGTTAACCCAAAAACTGTTTCGTGTAATCTAAGCTTAAATCGAGAACTACTTCAAGCGCTCACaaaattttgggaaattgaAGAATTGTCCAATGAGAAGATTCTTTCCCCAGATGAACTTTTATGTGAAAGGTTATTCGCGGAAACTACGACAAGAAATCCCGATGGACGGTTTGTAGTCAATTTGCCGCTCAAGCAAGAACCTTCAGTTCTGGGAGAATCAAGGTCTCAGGCAAAGCTTCGCTTTCTAGCCTTAGAAAAGCGTTTACTAAGAAACGAAAGGCTAGGAACTATGTATAGAAAGTTTATGCACGAATACATCAATTTAAACCATATGACAATAGTAGACAGCCCAACCATTGATCAAGAATACTATATGCCTCATCACGGCGTGCTAAAAGAGTCAAGTCTAACCACAAAGCTGCGAGTAGTATTTGATGCTTCGGCTCCGACTAGTAACAGTATATCTCTAAACAATATTCAAGCTATAGGGCCGGTTCTACAAAATGAATTATTCTCCATAATATTGAGATTTCGTAAATATAAATTCGTCATATCCGCCGATATAGCGAAAATGTATCGCCAGGTTTTGGTCAACCCAATACAGCGACCACTACAGCGGATACTATGGCGCGATAACCCTTCAAAGGAGCTATGTACATACGAGCTCAACACCGTCACCTACGGTCAAGCTTCGGCCAGTTTTCTCGCCATAAGATGCTTATTCGCATTAGCCCAAGATATTCATGATATCAAACCAGACATAGCTCGTATAATTAAGCAAGATTTTTACGTAGATGACTTGCTCACAGGCGCGGATTCTCTTCCAGATGCGCAGCGAATATGTCGCGAGGTTTCCGATGTTTTGACAGGCGGTTGTTTCGAGCTCCGAAAATGGTACTCCAACTCATCCGAAGTTCTACACAATATTGTTCAATCTGACCTAGCTCGCGATAATCTCGAATTTTCTAAAAATGATAAGACAAAAACATTAGGTTTGACTTGGTCATGTCAAAACGATAATTTGATGTACAATATCAATATCAATCATGAGCATCAAGATTTCACAAAGAGATCCATCTTGTCCATTgtgtcaaaaatatttgatcCTCTAGGATTACTAAGTCCTTGCATAATCTTAGCCAAAATTCTATTGCAAGAATTGTGGTCAACTAAGACGTCTTGGGACGATCCTATTCCAGAATCTATAAAATGCACTTGGCTCGCCTTTCAGCACGAATTGCCTATACTGAATAACCTGTCTATATCGCGGCACGCTATAATACAAAATTGTATAAGGGTCGAACTACACGGGTTTTGCGATTCATCAGAGAGAGCCTACGGCGCGTGCGTCTATTTACGTAGTTTGGACAAAGATGGCAATATACGTGTCTCATTACTTTGTGCTAAATCCAAAGTGGCACCAATAAAAACTGTCAGCATACCAAGATTAGAGCTTTGCGGCGCAGTACTATTATCACGCCTTACACATAAGGTTGTAAGTTCAATGAATTTAATGAGCGATTTACCCAACGCCAGAGTAATGCCTTCTAGCATCAACAATATCAAAAGATTCTCATCTGAACAATATATTGATTGGCAATTCATACCGCCCTATTCGCCACATTTTGGTGGACTCTGGGAAGCCGGAGTCAAAAGTTCCAAGCACCGCATTAAAAGAGTAATATCCAAAACACCTCTTTCGTTCGAGGAATTATCCACTTTGTTGTGTCAAGTGGAGGCAATTTTAAATTCCCGTCCACTATCTCCCCTTAGTTCAGATCCAAATGACCTAACTTCTTTGACTCCTGCTCACTTCATAATTGGCAGGCCACTAATTGCTGCCCCAGACGAGGATGTCACTGATGTCAAAATCAATAGGCTAGATCGTTTCCAACTAGTCCAACAAATGACACAGCATTTCTGGCGACGTTGGAAGACAGAGTACATCTCCGAGCTGCAACTTCGCCAAAGATGGAAAAAACCCAAGGCGCACTACAGGAAAACGCTTTGGTTCTATTAA